A region from the Ammospiza nelsoni isolate bAmmNel1 chromosome 1, bAmmNel1.pri, whole genome shotgun sequence genome encodes:
- the CREM gene encoding cAMP-responsive element modulator isoform X7 translates to MTKCAKKYRKGAVRLMTMEMVEQDDNAVDSLTERSAGHLQNQPGQNQISSGSEVASIADEAAQSEVIIDSQKRREILSRRPSYRKILNELSSDAPAVAKIEEEEKSEDEGTPSGISAVAMPTSLYHTNTGQYLTISQGGTIQTVTNSGAPQPGATIVQYAAQSSDGTQQFFVPGSQVVVQAATGDMPAYQIRTPTTTLPQGVVMAASPGTLHSPQQMAEEATRKRELRLLKNREAAKECRRRKKEYIKCLESRVAVLEVQNKKLIQELETLKDICSSKTD, encoded by the exons ATGACTAAGTGTGCCAAGAAATATCGAAAAGGAGCTGTCAG ACTGATGACCATGGAAATGGTTGAACAGGATGACAATGCAGTGGATTCTCTGACAGAGAGAAGTGCTGGTCACCTTCAGAATCAGCCAGGCCAGAATCAGATTTCCTCAGGATCTGAG GTAGCATCGATTGCAGATGAAGCTGCACAATCAGAAGTGATAATTGATTCTCAAAAACGTAGGGAAATACTTTCAAGAAGGCCTTCATACCG AAAAATTTTGAATGAGCTCTCCTCAGATGCACCTGCAGTAGCGAAGATTGAAGAAGAAGAGAAGTCAGAAGATGAAGGAACGCCTTCTGGTATTTCTGCAGTGGCCATGCCAACCAGCCTGTATCATACTAACACAGGGCAATACC TTACAATTTCTCAAGGTGGTACAATTCAGACTGTGACAAATTCGGGAGCTCCTCAGCCAGGTGCTACCATTGTGCAATATGCAGCACAGTCATCTGATGGCACACAACAGTTTTTTGTTCCTGGAAGCCAAGTTGTTGTTCAAG CTGCCACTGGAGACATGCCAGCTTACCAGATCCGAACTCCCACAACCACCTTACCTCAGGGAGTGGTGATGGCAGCCTCGCCAGGGACGCTGCACAGCCCTCAGCAAATGGCAGAAGAGGCCACACGCAAGAGAGAGCTGAGACTTTTGAAAAATAG GGAAGCTGCTAAAGAATGTCGACGTCGGAAGAAAGAATACATAAAATGTCTGGAGAGTCGTGTTGCAGTGCTAGAAGTTCAGAACAAGAAACTTATACAGGAGCTTGAAACCCTAAAAGACATTTGCTCTTCCAAAACAGattag
- the CREM gene encoding cAMP-responsive element modulator isoform X11 — protein MLSSGRGAAESCVQKLIMAVTGDETAATGDMPAYQIRTPTTTLPQGVVMAASPGTLHSPQQMAEEATRKRELRLLKNREAAKECRRRKKEYIKCLESRVAVLEVQNKKLIQELETLKDICSSKTD, from the exons ATGCTGAGCTCTGGtagaggagcagcagaatcgTGTGTGCAGAAGTTGATCATGGCTGTGACAGGAGATGAAACAG CTGCCACTGGAGACATGCCAGCTTACCAGATCCGAACTCCCACAACCACCTTACCTCAGGGAGTGGTGATGGCAGCCTCGCCAGGGACGCTGCACAGCCCTCAGCAAATGGCAGAAGAGGCCACACGCAAGAGAGAGCTGAGACTTTTGAAAAATAG GGAAGCTGCTAAAGAATGTCGACGTCGGAAGAAAGAATACATAAAATGTCTGGAGAGTCGTGTTGCAGTGCTAGAAGTTCAGAACAAGAAACTTATACAGGAGCTTGAAACCCTAAAAGACATTTGCTCTTCCAAAACAGattag
- the CREM gene encoding cAMP-responsive element modulator isoform X2 encodes MTKCAKKYRKGAVRLMTMEMVEQDDNAVDSLTERSAGHLQNQPGQNQISSGSEVSVAASSAGRGSPAVTLVQLPSGQTVHVQGVIQATQPSVIQSPHMQAVQVASIADEAAQSEVIIDSQKRREILSRRPSYRKILNELSSDAPAVAKIEEEEKSEDEGTPSGISAVAMPTSLYHTNTGQYLTISQGGTIQTVTNSGAPQPGATIVQYAAQSSDGTQQFFVPGSQVVVQAATGDMPAYQIRTPTTTLPQGVVMAASPGTLHSPQQMAEEATRKRELRLLKNREAAKECRRRKKEYIKCLESRVAVLEVQNKKLIQELETLKDICSSKTD; translated from the exons ATGACTAAGTGTGCCAAGAAATATCGAAAAGGAGCTGTCAG ACTGATGACCATGGAAATGGTTGAACAGGATGACAATGCAGTGGATTCTCTGACAGAGAGAAGTGCTGGTCACCTTCAGAATCAGCCAGGCCAGAATCAGATTTCCTCAGGATCTGAG GTCTCTGTAGCTGCTTCCAGTGCTGGAAGAGGATCTCCAGCTGTAACTCTAGTGCAGTTGCCTTCTGGTCAAACTGTTCATGTCCAGGGTGTCATTCAAGCCACACAGCCCTCAGTCATTCAGTCACCACACATGCAAGCTGTTCAG GTAGCATCGATTGCAGATGAAGCTGCACAATCAGAAGTGATAATTGATTCTCAAAAACGTAGGGAAATACTTTCAAGAAGGCCTTCATACCG AAAAATTTTGAATGAGCTCTCCTCAGATGCACCTGCAGTAGCGAAGATTGAAGAAGAAGAGAAGTCAGAAGATGAAGGAACGCCTTCTGGTATTTCTGCAGTGGCCATGCCAACCAGCCTGTATCATACTAACACAGGGCAATACC TTACAATTTCTCAAGGTGGTACAATTCAGACTGTGACAAATTCGGGAGCTCCTCAGCCAGGTGCTACCATTGTGCAATATGCAGCACAGTCATCTGATGGCACACAACAGTTTTTTGTTCCTGGAAGCCAAGTTGTTGTTCAAG CTGCCACTGGAGACATGCCAGCTTACCAGATCCGAACTCCCACAACCACCTTACCTCAGGGAGTGGTGATGGCAGCCTCGCCAGGGACGCTGCACAGCCCTCAGCAAATGGCAGAAGAGGCCACACGCAAGAGAGAGCTGAGACTTTTGAAAAATAG GGAAGCTGCTAAAGAATGTCGACGTCGGAAGAAAGAATACATAAAATGTCTGGAGAGTCGTGTTGCAGTGCTAGAAGTTCAGAACAAGAAACTTATACAGGAGCTTGAAACCCTAAAAGACATTTGCTCTTCCAAAACAGattag
- the CREM gene encoding cAMP-responsive element modulator isoform X1 — MTKCAKKYRKGAVRLMTMEMVEQDDNAVDSLTERSAGHLQNQPGQNQISSGSEVSVAASSAGRGSPAVTLVQLPSGQTVHVQGVIQATQPSVIQSPHMQAVQVASIADEAAQSEVIIDSQKRREILSRRPSYRKILNELSSDAPAVAKIEEEEKSEDEGTPSGISAVAMPTSLYHTNTGQYLTISQGGTIQTVTNSGAPQPGATIVQYAAQSSDGTQQFFVPGSQVVVQAATGDMPAYQIRTPTTTLPQGVVMAASPGTLHSPQQMAEEATRKRELRLLKNREAARECRRKKKEYVKCLENRVAVLENQNKTLIEELKALKDLYCHKAE, encoded by the exons ATGACTAAGTGTGCCAAGAAATATCGAAAAGGAGCTGTCAG ACTGATGACCATGGAAATGGTTGAACAGGATGACAATGCAGTGGATTCTCTGACAGAGAGAAGTGCTGGTCACCTTCAGAATCAGCCAGGCCAGAATCAGATTTCCTCAGGATCTGAG GTCTCTGTAGCTGCTTCCAGTGCTGGAAGAGGATCTCCAGCTGTAACTCTAGTGCAGTTGCCTTCTGGTCAAACTGTTCATGTCCAGGGTGTCATTCAAGCCACACAGCCCTCAGTCATTCAGTCACCACACATGCAAGCTGTTCAG GTAGCATCGATTGCAGATGAAGCTGCACAATCAGAAGTGATAATTGATTCTCAAAAACGTAGGGAAATACTTTCAAGAAGGCCTTCATACCG AAAAATTTTGAATGAGCTCTCCTCAGATGCACCTGCAGTAGCGAAGATTGAAGAAGAAGAGAAGTCAGAAGATGAAGGAACGCCTTCTGGTATTTCTGCAGTGGCCATGCCAACCAGCCTGTATCATACTAACACAGGGCAATACC TTACAATTTCTCAAGGTGGTACAATTCAGACTGTGACAAATTCGGGAGCTCCTCAGCCAGGTGCTACCATTGTGCAATATGCAGCACAGTCATCTGATGGCACACAACAGTTTTTTGTTCCTGGAAGCCAAGTTGTTGTTCAAG CTGCCACTGGAGACATGCCAGCTTACCAGATCCGAACTCCCACAACCACCTTACCTCAGGGAGTGGTGATGGCAGCCTCGCCAGGGACGCTGCACAGCCCTCAGCAAATGGCAGAAGAGGCCACACGCAAGAGAGAGCTGAGACTTTTGAAAAATAG GGAAGCTGCCAGAGAATGTcgcagaaagaagaaagaatatgTCAAATGTCTTGAAAATCGTGTGGCTGTGcttgaaaaccaaaacaagactCTCATTGAGGAACTCAAGGCCCTCAAAGATCTTTATTGTCATAAAGCAGAATAA
- the CREM gene encoding cAMP-responsive element modulator isoform X6, with amino-acid sequence MTKCAKKYRKGAVRLMTMEMVEQDDNAVDSLTERSAGHLQNQPGQNQISSGSEVASIADEAAQSEVIIDSQKRREILSRRPSYRKILNELSSDAPAVAKIEEEEKSEDEGTPSGISAVAMPTSLYHTNTGQYLTISQGGTIQTVTNSGAPQPGATIVQYAAQSSDGTQQFFVPGSQVVVQAATGDMPAYQIRTPTTTLPQGVVMAASPGTLHSPQQMAEEATRKRELRLLKNREAARECRRKKKEYVKCLENRVAVLENQNKTLIEELKALKDLYCHKAE; translated from the exons ATGACTAAGTGTGCCAAGAAATATCGAAAAGGAGCTGTCAG ACTGATGACCATGGAAATGGTTGAACAGGATGACAATGCAGTGGATTCTCTGACAGAGAGAAGTGCTGGTCACCTTCAGAATCAGCCAGGCCAGAATCAGATTTCCTCAGGATCTGAG GTAGCATCGATTGCAGATGAAGCTGCACAATCAGAAGTGATAATTGATTCTCAAAAACGTAGGGAAATACTTTCAAGAAGGCCTTCATACCG AAAAATTTTGAATGAGCTCTCCTCAGATGCACCTGCAGTAGCGAAGATTGAAGAAGAAGAGAAGTCAGAAGATGAAGGAACGCCTTCTGGTATTTCTGCAGTGGCCATGCCAACCAGCCTGTATCATACTAACACAGGGCAATACC TTACAATTTCTCAAGGTGGTACAATTCAGACTGTGACAAATTCGGGAGCTCCTCAGCCAGGTGCTACCATTGTGCAATATGCAGCACAGTCATCTGATGGCACACAACAGTTTTTTGTTCCTGGAAGCCAAGTTGTTGTTCAAG CTGCCACTGGAGACATGCCAGCTTACCAGATCCGAACTCCCACAACCACCTTACCTCAGGGAGTGGTGATGGCAGCCTCGCCAGGGACGCTGCACAGCCCTCAGCAAATGGCAGAAGAGGCCACACGCAAGAGAGAGCTGAGACTTTTGAAAAATAG GGAAGCTGCCAGAGAATGTcgcagaaagaagaaagaatatgTCAAATGTCTTGAAAATCGTGTGGCTGTGcttgaaaaccaaaacaagactCTCATTGAGGAACTCAAGGCCCTCAAAGATCTTTATTGTCATAAAGCAGAATAA
- the CREM gene encoding cAMP-responsive element modulator isoform X3: MTMEMVEQDDNAVDSLTERSAGHLQNQPGQNQISSGSEVSVAASSAGRGSPAVTLVQLPSGQTVHVQGVIQATQPSVIQSPHMQAVQVASIADEAAQSEVIIDSQKRREILSRRPSYRKILNELSSDAPAVAKIEEEEKSEDEGTPSGISAVAMPTSLYHTNTGQYLTISQGGTIQTVTNSGAPQPGATIVQYAAQSSDGTQQFFVPGSQVVVQAATGDMPAYQIRTPTTTLPQGVVMAASPGTLHSPQQMAEEATRKRELRLLKNREAARECRRKKKEYVKCLENRVAVLENQNKTLIEELKALKDLYCHKAE, encoded by the exons ATGACCATGGAAATGGTTGAACAGGATGACAATGCAGTGGATTCTCTGACAGAGAGAAGTGCTGGTCACCTTCAGAATCAGCCAGGCCAGAATCAGATTTCCTCAGGATCTGAG GTCTCTGTAGCTGCTTCCAGTGCTGGAAGAGGATCTCCAGCTGTAACTCTAGTGCAGTTGCCTTCTGGTCAAACTGTTCATGTCCAGGGTGTCATTCAAGCCACACAGCCCTCAGTCATTCAGTCACCACACATGCAAGCTGTTCAG GTAGCATCGATTGCAGATGAAGCTGCACAATCAGAAGTGATAATTGATTCTCAAAAACGTAGGGAAATACTTTCAAGAAGGCCTTCATACCG AAAAATTTTGAATGAGCTCTCCTCAGATGCACCTGCAGTAGCGAAGATTGAAGAAGAAGAGAAGTCAGAAGATGAAGGAACGCCTTCTGGTATTTCTGCAGTGGCCATGCCAACCAGCCTGTATCATACTAACACAGGGCAATACC TTACAATTTCTCAAGGTGGTACAATTCAGACTGTGACAAATTCGGGAGCTCCTCAGCCAGGTGCTACCATTGTGCAATATGCAGCACAGTCATCTGATGGCACACAACAGTTTTTTGTTCCTGGAAGCCAAGTTGTTGTTCAAG CTGCCACTGGAGACATGCCAGCTTACCAGATCCGAACTCCCACAACCACCTTACCTCAGGGAGTGGTGATGGCAGCCTCGCCAGGGACGCTGCACAGCCCTCAGCAAATGGCAGAAGAGGCCACACGCAAGAGAGAGCTGAGACTTTTGAAAAATAG GGAAGCTGCCAGAGAATGTcgcagaaagaagaaagaatatgTCAAATGTCTTGAAAATCGTGTGGCTGTGcttgaaaaccaaaacaagactCTCATTGAGGAACTCAAGGCCCTCAAAGATCTTTATTGTCATAAAGCAGAATAA
- the CREM gene encoding cAMP-responsive element modulator isoform X10 has product MLSSGRGAAESCVQKLIMAVTGDETAATGDMPAYQIRTPTTTLPQGVVMAASPGTLHSPQQMAEEATRKRELRLLKNREAARECRRKKKEYVKCLENRVAVLENQNKTLIEELKALKDLYCHKAE; this is encoded by the exons ATGCTGAGCTCTGGtagaggagcagcagaatcgTGTGTGCAGAAGTTGATCATGGCTGTGACAGGAGATGAAACAG CTGCCACTGGAGACATGCCAGCTTACCAGATCCGAACTCCCACAACCACCTTACCTCAGGGAGTGGTGATGGCAGCCTCGCCAGGGACGCTGCACAGCCCTCAGCAAATGGCAGAAGAGGCCACACGCAAGAGAGAGCTGAGACTTTTGAAAAATAG GGAAGCTGCCAGAGAATGTcgcagaaagaagaaagaatatgTCAAATGTCTTGAAAATCGTGTGGCTGTGcttgaaaaccaaaacaagactCTCATTGAGGAACTCAAGGCCCTCAAAGATCTTTATTGTCATAAAGCAGAATAA
- the CREM gene encoding cAMP-responsive element modulator isoform X8: MTMEMVEQDDNAVDSLTERSAGHLQNQPGQNQISSGSEVASIADEAAQSEVIIDSQKRREILSRRPSYRKILNELSSDAPAVAKIEEEEKSEDEGTPSGISAVAMPTSLYHTNTGQYLTISQGGTIQTVTNSGAPQPGATIVQYAAQSSDGTQQFFVPGSQVVVQAATGDMPAYQIRTPTTTLPQGVVMAASPGTLHSPQQMAEEATRKRELRLLKNREAARECRRKKKEYVKCLENRVAVLENQNKTLIEELKALKDLYCHKAE, encoded by the exons ATGACCATGGAAATGGTTGAACAGGATGACAATGCAGTGGATTCTCTGACAGAGAGAAGTGCTGGTCACCTTCAGAATCAGCCAGGCCAGAATCAGATTTCCTCAGGATCTGAG GTAGCATCGATTGCAGATGAAGCTGCACAATCAGAAGTGATAATTGATTCTCAAAAACGTAGGGAAATACTTTCAAGAAGGCCTTCATACCG AAAAATTTTGAATGAGCTCTCCTCAGATGCACCTGCAGTAGCGAAGATTGAAGAAGAAGAGAAGTCAGAAGATGAAGGAACGCCTTCTGGTATTTCTGCAGTGGCCATGCCAACCAGCCTGTATCATACTAACACAGGGCAATACC TTACAATTTCTCAAGGTGGTACAATTCAGACTGTGACAAATTCGGGAGCTCCTCAGCCAGGTGCTACCATTGTGCAATATGCAGCACAGTCATCTGATGGCACACAACAGTTTTTTGTTCCTGGAAGCCAAGTTGTTGTTCAAG CTGCCACTGGAGACATGCCAGCTTACCAGATCCGAACTCCCACAACCACCTTACCTCAGGGAGTGGTGATGGCAGCCTCGCCAGGGACGCTGCACAGCCCTCAGCAAATGGCAGAAGAGGCCACACGCAAGAGAGAGCTGAGACTTTTGAAAAATAG GGAAGCTGCCAGAGAATGTcgcagaaagaagaaagaatatgTCAAATGTCTTGAAAATCGTGTGGCTGTGcttgaaaaccaaaacaagactCTCATTGAGGAACTCAAGGCCCTCAAAGATCTTTATTGTCATAAAGCAGAATAA
- the CREM gene encoding cAMP-responsive element modulator isoform X4, with protein sequence MTMEMVEQDDNAVDSLTERSAGHLQNQPGQNQISSGSEVSVAASSAGRGSPAVTLVQLPSGQTVHVQGVIQATQPSVIQSPHMQAVQVASIADEAAQSEVIIDSQKRREILSRRPSYRKILNELSSDAPAVAKIEEEEKSEDEGTPSVTISQGGTIQTVTNSGAPQPGATIVQYAAQSSDGTQQFFVPGSQVVVQAATGDMPAYQIRTPTTTLPQGVVMAASPGTLHSPQQMAEEATRKRELRLLKNREAARECRRKKKEYVKCLENRVAVLENQNKTLIEELKALKDLYCHKAE encoded by the exons ATGACCATGGAAATGGTTGAACAGGATGACAATGCAGTGGATTCTCTGACAGAGAGAAGTGCTGGTCACCTTCAGAATCAGCCAGGCCAGAATCAGATTTCCTCAGGATCTGAG GTCTCTGTAGCTGCTTCCAGTGCTGGAAGAGGATCTCCAGCTGTAACTCTAGTGCAGTTGCCTTCTGGTCAAACTGTTCATGTCCAGGGTGTCATTCAAGCCACACAGCCCTCAGTCATTCAGTCACCACACATGCAAGCTGTTCAG GTAGCATCGATTGCAGATGAAGCTGCACAATCAGAAGTGATAATTGATTCTCAAAAACGTAGGGAAATACTTTCAAGAAGGCCTTCATACCG AAAAATTTTGAATGAGCTCTCCTCAGATGCACCTGCAGTAGCGAAGATTGAAGAAGAAGAGAAGTCAGAAGATGAAGGAACGCCTTCTG TTACAATTTCTCAAGGTGGTACAATTCAGACTGTGACAAATTCGGGAGCTCCTCAGCCAGGTGCTACCATTGTGCAATATGCAGCACAGTCATCTGATGGCACACAACAGTTTTTTGTTCCTGGAAGCCAAGTTGTTGTTCAAG CTGCCACTGGAGACATGCCAGCTTACCAGATCCGAACTCCCACAACCACCTTACCTCAGGGAGTGGTGATGGCAGCCTCGCCAGGGACGCTGCACAGCCCTCAGCAAATGGCAGAAGAGGCCACACGCAAGAGAGAGCTGAGACTTTTGAAAAATAG GGAAGCTGCCAGAGAATGTcgcagaaagaagaaagaatatgTCAAATGTCTTGAAAATCGTGTGGCTGTGcttgaaaaccaaaacaagactCTCATTGAGGAACTCAAGGCCCTCAAAGATCTTTATTGTCATAAAGCAGAATAA
- the CREM gene encoding cAMP-responsive element modulator isoform X9, which produces MTKCAKKYRKGAVRLMTMEMVEQDDNAVDSLTERSAGHLQNQPGQNQISSGSEVASIADEAAQSEVIIDSQKRREILSRRPSYRKILNELSSDAPAVAKIEEEEKSEDEGTPSVTISQGGTIQTVTNSGAPQPGATIVQYAAQSSDGTQQFFVPGSQVVVQAATGDMPAYQIRTPTTTLPQGVVMAASPGTLHSPQQMAEEATRKRELRLLKNREAARECRRKKKEYVKCLENRVAVLENQNKTLIEELKALKDLYCHKAE; this is translated from the exons ATGACTAAGTGTGCCAAGAAATATCGAAAAGGAGCTGTCAG ACTGATGACCATGGAAATGGTTGAACAGGATGACAATGCAGTGGATTCTCTGACAGAGAGAAGTGCTGGTCACCTTCAGAATCAGCCAGGCCAGAATCAGATTTCCTCAGGATCTGAG GTAGCATCGATTGCAGATGAAGCTGCACAATCAGAAGTGATAATTGATTCTCAAAAACGTAGGGAAATACTTTCAAGAAGGCCTTCATACCG AAAAATTTTGAATGAGCTCTCCTCAGATGCACCTGCAGTAGCGAAGATTGAAGAAGAAGAGAAGTCAGAAGATGAAGGAACGCCTTCTG TTACAATTTCTCAAGGTGGTACAATTCAGACTGTGACAAATTCGGGAGCTCCTCAGCCAGGTGCTACCATTGTGCAATATGCAGCACAGTCATCTGATGGCACACAACAGTTTTTTGTTCCTGGAAGCCAAGTTGTTGTTCAAG CTGCCACTGGAGACATGCCAGCTTACCAGATCCGAACTCCCACAACCACCTTACCTCAGGGAGTGGTGATGGCAGCCTCGCCAGGGACGCTGCACAGCCCTCAGCAAATGGCAGAAGAGGCCACACGCAAGAGAGAGCTGAGACTTTTGAAAAATAG GGAAGCTGCCAGAGAATGTcgcagaaagaagaaagaatatgTCAAATGTCTTGAAAATCGTGTGGCTGTGcttgaaaaccaaaacaagactCTCATTGAGGAACTCAAGGCCCTCAAAGATCTTTATTGTCATAAAGCAGAATAA
- the CREM gene encoding cAMP-responsive element modulator isoform X12: MPAYQIRTPTTTLPQGVVMAASPGTLHSPQQMAEEATRKRELRLLKNREAARECRRKKKEYVKCLENRVAVLENQNKTLIEELKALKDLYCHKAE, encoded by the exons ATGCCAGCTTACCAGATCCGAACTCCCACAACCACCTTACCTCAGGGAGTGGTGATGGCAGCCTCGCCAGGGACGCTGCACAGCCCTCAGCAAATGGCAGAAGAGGCCACACGCAAGAGAGAGCTGAGACTTTTGAAAAATAG GGAAGCTGCCAGAGAATGTcgcagaaagaagaaagaatatgTCAAATGTCTTGAAAATCGTGTGGCTGTGcttgaaaaccaaaacaagactCTCATTGAGGAACTCAAGGCCCTCAAAGATCTTTATTGTCATAAAGCAGAATAA
- the CREM gene encoding cAMP-responsive element modulator isoform X5, producing MTKCAKKYRKGAVRLMTMEMVEQDDNAVDSLTERSAGHLQNQPGQNQISSGSEVSVAASSAGRGSPAVTLVQLPSGQTVHVQGVIQATQPSVIQSPHMQAVQVASIADEAAQSEVIIDSQKRREILSRRPSYRKILNELSSDAPAVAKIEEEEKSEDEGTPSGISAVAMPTSLYHTNTGQYLTISQGGTIQTVTNSGAPQPGATIVQYAAQSSDGTQQFFVPGSQVVVQAATGDMPAYQIRTPTTTLPQGVVMAASPGTLHSPQQMAEEATRKRELRLLKNRF from the exons ATGACTAAGTGTGCCAAGAAATATCGAAAAGGAGCTGTCAG ACTGATGACCATGGAAATGGTTGAACAGGATGACAATGCAGTGGATTCTCTGACAGAGAGAAGTGCTGGTCACCTTCAGAATCAGCCAGGCCAGAATCAGATTTCCTCAGGATCTGAG GTCTCTGTAGCTGCTTCCAGTGCTGGAAGAGGATCTCCAGCTGTAACTCTAGTGCAGTTGCCTTCTGGTCAAACTGTTCATGTCCAGGGTGTCATTCAAGCCACACAGCCCTCAGTCATTCAGTCACCACACATGCAAGCTGTTCAG GTAGCATCGATTGCAGATGAAGCTGCACAATCAGAAGTGATAATTGATTCTCAAAAACGTAGGGAAATACTTTCAAGAAGGCCTTCATACCG AAAAATTTTGAATGAGCTCTCCTCAGATGCACCTGCAGTAGCGAAGATTGAAGAAGAAGAGAAGTCAGAAGATGAAGGAACGCCTTCTGGTATTTCTGCAGTGGCCATGCCAACCAGCCTGTATCATACTAACACAGGGCAATACC TTACAATTTCTCAAGGTGGTACAATTCAGACTGTGACAAATTCGGGAGCTCCTCAGCCAGGTGCTACCATTGTGCAATATGCAGCACAGTCATCTGATGGCACACAACAGTTTTTTGTTCCTGGAAGCCAAGTTGTTGTTCAAG CTGCCACTGGAGACATGCCAGCTTACCAGATCCGAACTCCCACAACCACCTTACCTCAGGGAGTGGTGATGGCAGCCTCGCCAGGGACGCTGCACAGCCCTCAGCAAATGGCAGAAGAGGCCACACGCAAGAGAGAGCTGAGACTTTTGAAAAATAG ATTTTGA